In Desulfonatronospira thiodismutans ASO3-1, the sequence CTTCGGATGTGGCCCAGAAAATGCGCTGCCAGACAGGCGCATTTTCCTCGCCTCCGGAGGTGAGCATGTCGATGACCAGCGAGCCGGAGTCCGAGGAGGTGACGAAAAAGGTGACCACCAGGATGGTGGCGATAAAGGATATTATTGTGGACAAAGGCAGGTGCTCAAAGAACCTGAACAAAGCCACGGTTGCATCTTCGCTGACTGCATCCCCGAGATGGGTCATTCCCTGGATCATGATCATGTGCAGGGCGGTGTTGCCGAAAAAGGTCATCCAGATGAAGGTAAAGCCCACCGGGACCATGAGCACACCCACTACAAACTGGCGGATGGTGCGGCCCCGGGAGACCCGGGCGATGAACATGCCCACAAAGGGGGACCAGGCTATCCACCAGCCCCAGTAAAAAAGGGTCCAGCCCCCTATCCAGTCCGTGGGATCATAGGCATGCAGGTTGAAGGTCATTTCAGCCAGGTCTGCGATATAGGCCCCGGTATTCTGAGTGAAGGTCTGCATCAAAAAGACCGTCGGCCCGAAAATGAGTACAAAAATCACCAGGCCCACAGCCAGGATCATGTTCAGCTCGGATATGCGTTTAATGCCTCCGTCCAGGCCCATGACCACGGAAATGGTGGCAATGACAGTGATGACGGCTATAAGCAGGATCTGCACCCAGATGTCTATGGGTACACCGAAAAGATATTCCAGTCCGGCGTTGATCTGGGTCACTCCCAGTCCCAGAGATGTAGCCACCCCGAACATGGTCCCCAGTACGGCAAAGGTATCCACGGCATGGCCTATGGGTCCGTAAATACGTTCCCCGATTAGGGGATAAAATGCGGAGCGGATGGTCAGGGGGAGATTGTGCCTAAAGGCGAAATAGGCCAGGGAGATGGCCACTACTGCATAGATGGCCCAGGCGTGCAGGCCCCAGTGAAAGAAGGTGATCTTCATGGACTCCCGGGCCGCTTCAGGAGTACCCCCTTCACCCACCGGCGGGCTCAGGTAATGCATGACCGGCTCGGCCACTCCGAAGAACATGAGCCCGATACCCATGCCGGCGGAAAAAAGCATGGCAAACCAGGATATATATGTATAGTCAGGTTCGCTGTGGTCAGGGCCGAGCTTTATGGTGCCCAGGGAGGACACTCCAAGGAAGATAACAAAAACCAGAAAAGTGGCCACGGAGAGAATGTAGAACCAGCCGACGGACTCGGCTATCCATCCCTGAACACTGCCAAAGATTTCACCGGCTCTTTCGGGACTGCTTATTGTCAGTACAACGAAAATAATGGTCAGAAGGGCGGAACTGAAAAAAACAGCCGGATTGATTTTGATCCACGATTTTTCTGTGGACAGGGGAGAGGTATTTTCTTCCATTGGAATGCTCCTGAGGTTGGATAAATATTCTGGGCTGTTTCCTTGACCCTGCGCGGAAAAGAGGCCCCTTCTGGGCAAATTCAGAAAAAGGAAGGGATTTCATACA encodes:
- a CDS encoding BCCT family transporter; translated protein: MEENTSPLSTEKSWIKINPAVFFSSALLTIIFVVLTISSPERAGEIFGSVQGWIAESVGWFYILSVATFLVFVIFLGVSSLGTIKLGPDHSEPDYTYISWFAMLFSAGMGIGLMFFGVAEPVMHYLSPPVGEGGTPEAARESMKITFFHWGLHAWAIYAVVAISLAYFAFRHNLPLTIRSAFYPLIGERIYGPIGHAVDTFAVLGTMFGVATSLGLGVTQINAGLEYLFGVPIDIWVQILLIAVITVIATISVVMGLDGGIKRISELNMILAVGLVIFVLIFGPTVFLMQTFTQNTGAYIADLAEMTFNLHAYDPTDWIGGWTLFYWGWWIAWSPFVGMFIARVSRGRTIRQFVVGVLMVPVGFTFIWMTFFGNTALHMIMIQGMTHLGDAVSEDATVALFRFFEHLPLSTIISFIATILVVTFFVTSSDSGSLVIDMLTSGGEENAPVWQRIFWATSEGVVAAVLLVAGGLGALQTASIASALPFTAIMLLMCLGLYKSVRMEVVKKVTLKHATTMPYSSQPGSWKKRLKTLVYQPTKKEVLNFIQQTVWPAMEEVAQEMEMRGIQTSIQEGEDGRVWLEVLHGEEIDFFYSVRPREYEPPAFTLRATSVNRPGQERKYYRAEVHLREGGQDYDIMNWTKDQIITDILDHYEKHLQFLDVVR